From the genome of Chanos chanos chromosome 5, fChaCha1.1, whole genome shotgun sequence, one region includes:
- the LOC115811969 gene encoding angiopoietin-related protein 3 isoform X2, with protein sequence MKLALLLTLVALTYTFPVDDNKEEGEDPIVPKPQVETRSPFAALEEVRLLANGLLQLGQSLRDFVQKTKGQINDIFHKLNIFDKSFYQLSVLTSEIKEEEEELKKTTGALKAKNEEIKSLSLEISSKVEDLMQERSQLKMKVGGLEEKLSDLSQGLLTPDQAAEISGLKEVIHAQERSITDLLKAVREQNEQLVYQRNKIKSLEDKLSYDSFQDTGVKFGWDVSVYNVSGFLSNYSSDDSLSNGLPVDCGEVFTKGKTVSGVYAIQPNQSEPFLVYCDFTKDGAFTVIQRRQDGSVDFNQSWENYENGFGDFQSDFGWGSRRSTPSAGKPESPASRSRQRTGNRRRNLKSISMFWRVLTPTTPSISAMGLVTRPVSFTLRLAFLFPLKTATTG encoded by the exons ATGAAGCTGGCTTTGCTGCTGACCCTTGTGGCTTTGACGTACACTTTTCCTGTTGATGACAacaaagaggaaggagaggaccCGATTGTTCCCAAGCCTCAGGTGGAGACCCGGTCCCCTTTCGCAGCCCTGGAGGAAGTTCGACTCCTGGCCAACGGCCTTCTTCAGCTTGGCCAGAGCCTGAGGGACTTTGTTCAGAAGACCAAGGGACAGATCAATGACATATTTCATAAGCTCAATATCTTCGATAAGTCTTTCTATCAGCTCTCGGTTCTAACCAGTGAGAtcaaggaggaggaagaggagctgaagaagacCACTGGTGCACTGAAAGCCAAGAACGAGGAGATCAAGAGCCTGTCGCTGGAGATCAGCTCAAAGGTGGAAGACCTGATGCAGGAGAGGAGCCAGCTGAAGATGAAGGTGGGAGGgctggaggagaaactgagcGATCTGTCCCAGGGCCTGCTTACACCTGATCAGGCAGCCGAAATCTCAGGACTCAAG GAGGTGATACATGCACAAGAGAGGAGTATTACAGACTTGCTGAAAGCGGTGAGGGAGCAAAATGAGCAGCTCGTCTACCAGAGAAACAAGATCAAGAGCCTGGAGGATAAG CTCAGCTATGACAGCTTTCAAGACACAGGCGTCAAATTTGGCTGGGATGTCAGCGTGTACAACGTTTCGGGATTTCTGTCCAATTATTCCTCTGATGACAGTTTGTCAAATG GTTTGCCTGTGGACTGTGGTGAAGTCTTCACGAAGGGTAAGACAGTCAGTGGTGTATACGCTATCCAGCCAAACCAGTCGGAGCCCTTTCTCGTGTACTGTGACTTTACAAAAG atGGGGCATTTACAGTCATCCAGCGTAGGCAAGATGGCTCTGTGGACTTCAACCAGTCTTGGGAAAACTATGAGAATGGGTTTGGAGACTTTCAGAGTGA TTTTGGCTGGGGCTCAAGAAGATCCACTCCATCAGCAGGCAAGCCGGAGAGTCCCGCCTCCAGATCCAGACAGAGGACTGGAAACAGGAGAAGAAATTTAAAGAGCATCAGTATGTTCTGGAGGGTCCTGACTCCAACTACACCATCCATCTCAGCGATGGGTCTGGTGACCAGGCCCGTGTCATTTACACTCAGGCTGGCATTCCTTTTTCCACTAAAGACTGCAACCACAGGATAA
- the LOC115811969 gene encoding angiopoietin-related protein 3 isoform X1, translating to MKLALLLTLVALTYTFPVDDNKEEGEDPIVPKPQVETRSPFAALEEVRLLANGLLQLGQSLRDFVQKTKGQINDIFHKLNIFDKSFYQLSVLTSEIKEEEEELKKTTGALKAKNEEIKSLSLEISSKVEDLMQERSQLKMKVGGLEEKLSDLSQGLLTPDQAAEISGLKEVIHAQERSITDLLKAVREQNEQLVYQRNKIKSLEDKLSYDSFQDTGVKFGWDVSVYNVSGFLSNYSSDDSLSNGLPVDCGEVFTKGKTVSGVYAIQPNQSEPFLVYCDFTKDGAFTVIQRRQDGSVDFNQSWENYENGFGDFQSEFWLGLKKIHSISRQAGESRLQIQTEDWKQEKKFKEHQYVLEGPDSNYTIHLSDGSGDQARVIYTQAGIPFSTKDCNHRINEPNCIQDYTGGWWFGECGEINLNGRVIMRRSGGRGGRRKGIHWKSGGRANTRTLRSTQISIYHGA from the exons ATGAAGCTGGCTTTGCTGCTGACCCTTGTGGCTTTGACGTACACTTTTCCTGTTGATGACAacaaagaggaaggagaggaccCGATTGTTCCCAAGCCTCAGGTGGAGACCCGGTCCCCTTTCGCAGCCCTGGAGGAAGTTCGACTCCTGGCCAACGGCCTTCTTCAGCTTGGCCAGAGCCTGAGGGACTTTGTTCAGAAGACCAAGGGACAGATCAATGACATATTTCATAAGCTCAATATCTTCGATAAGTCTTTCTATCAGCTCTCGGTTCTAACCAGTGAGAtcaaggaggaggaagaggagctgaagaagacCACTGGTGCACTGAAAGCCAAGAACGAGGAGATCAAGAGCCTGTCGCTGGAGATCAGCTCAAAGGTGGAAGACCTGATGCAGGAGAGGAGCCAGCTGAAGATGAAGGTGGGAGGgctggaggagaaactgagcGATCTGTCCCAGGGCCTGCTTACACCTGATCAGGCAGCCGAAATCTCAGGACTCAAG GAGGTGATACATGCACAAGAGAGGAGTATTACAGACTTGCTGAAAGCGGTGAGGGAGCAAAATGAGCAGCTCGTCTACCAGAGAAACAAGATCAAGAGCCTGGAGGATAAG CTCAGCTATGACAGCTTTCAAGACACAGGCGTCAAATTTGGCTGGGATGTCAGCGTGTACAACGTTTCGGGATTTCTGTCCAATTATTCCTCTGATGACAGTTTGTCAAATG GTTTGCCTGTGGACTGTGGTGAAGTCTTCACGAAGGGTAAGACAGTCAGTGGTGTATACGCTATCCAGCCAAACCAGTCGGAGCCCTTTCTCGTGTACTGTGACTTTACAAAAG atGGGGCATTTACAGTCATCCAGCGTAGGCAAGATGGCTCTGTGGACTTCAACCAGTCTTGGGAAAACTATGAGAATGGGTTTGGAGACTTTCAGA GTGAGTTTTGGCTGGGGCTCAAGAAGATCCACTCCATCAGCAGGCAAGCCGGAGAGTCCCGCCTCCAGATCCAGACAGAGGACTGGAAACAGGAGAAGAAATTTAAAGAGCATCAGTATGTTCTGGAGGGTCCTGACTCCAACTACACCATCCATCTCAGCGATGGGTCTGGTGACCAGGCCCGTGTCATTTACACTCAGGCTGGCATTCCTTTTTCCACTAAAGACTGCAACCACAGGATAAATGAACCAAACTGCATCCAGGACTACACAG GTGGCTGGTGGTTTGGTGAATGTGGGGAGATCAACCTGAACGGCAGAGTCATCATGAGGCGATCCGGAGGTCGCGGAGGGCGCAGGAAAGGGATCCACTGGAAATCCGGCGGCAGGGCGAACACCCGTACGCTCAGATCCACACAAATTTCCATATACCACGGCGCATAA
- the LOC115811964 gene encoding KN motif and ankyrin repeat domain-containing protein 2 — translation MMDKGKVNGISAKENGGQRTTHSYSVETPYGFHLDLDFLKYVDDIEKGNTIKRVPVQRRQRGRNNSLSRNFSLPGHGRSHSQWNSISTLWPKPRLKDSQLYEFQPCDGGAPGYLRRSEHANKPLTTAEMEANIRAFDEQPLGLHVRPNLLRASSLPLTVLLRKGSESTEDPTSPQMSRDYLVQYSGSSEDVFHTPDRKTHGMNGTLQRLSAALERVGELEEEIRIIPELKAQICILQEERERLLLRLNFPTVVGWSLDCPPTDPSGGLQNSETNDLRGLGSKPVEKGNDDWMDREYDQLERKVKASSVEIEAVEITSTMETDPSRKKGVSLQEVDKAIQKKDSSNHGDSTKSLTVALQRKIVILEQKLHDMELELDRTRTLLRNQVEESRLKDEKLQEMSQQPAIGVKAEGVTSGTEPSSEKSSAGAQKLEQSDKGKTTEAPSQEARSTGQDILAEHGAKLGKNTETEANIEMAHHVARVQELLQEQWECLCKGESSGGVLSTEHLPQRVCSIQEQLVSLVNTLSHYVDTAHGGKHTQQPGNEPIVQKSEDEEESCPTDTASNVGVSDRGPHVHGNEKDEDTPPEQHEGEEAGPENTQSQAVPQKDTEIQADPKEDTMGGRDPEDSAHGGASAQPLQSPHVEEETMDGSDLQVQTDESEALENQTGEGDDPEKQPQKGSDKQEKTVEEKDSTEQLQHEESRATVDSSFTEACCFLKDHMDMVSSPNNEMTQALTVVFQKWFHITAEEDACADTVTSYLKEVTTNTPTVLKFLVNMVDDNGNTALHYSVSNSNFRIVRILLDTGVCDADLRNKAGYTAIMLAALTPADSPEDIKVVQQLMQLGDVNARVGQVGQTALHLAVRHGRLPIVRLLLEQGANPNVQDRAGTTPLIIACDRGHTEIVKVLLQNADCDVNLTDKGGRSALSLATQASRTDIVDLLKGRTETRTSDKCKMS, via the exons ATGATGGATAAAGGAAAAG tgaaCGGAATTTCTGCAAAAGAGAATGGAGGCCAGAGGACAACTCACTCCTACTCTGTGGAGACACCCTATGGATTCCATCTGGACCTGGATTTCCTAAAGTATGTGGATGATATTGAAAAGGGAAATACCATCAAGAGAGTACCAGTGCAGAGGAGACAAAGGGGTCGAAACAACTCCCTGTCTCGAAATTTCAGCTTGCCAGGGCATGGGCGGAGTCATTCCCAGTGGAACTCGATCAGCACCCTTTGGCCAAAGCCTCGACTTAAAGACTCTCAGCTCTACGAGTTCCAGCCGTGCGATGGTGGAGCGCCAGGATATCTCAGGAGATCAGAGCATGCCAACAAGCCCCTTACGACAGCTGAAATGGAGGCAAACATTCGGGCCTTTGATGAGCAGCCCTTGGGACTTCACGTCAGACCAAACTTACTTCGTGCCTCTAGCTTACCTCTGACAGTGTTACTGAGGAAAGGCTCAGAGTCCACGGAGGACCCAACCAGTCCACAGATGTCCAGGGACTACCTCGTGCAATACAGTGGCTCCTCTGAAGATGTGTTTCACACTCCGGACAGAAAGACACACGGGATGAATGGAACTCTTCAGCGACTCAGCGCAGCCCTGGAGCGTGTGGGAGAGTTGGAGGAGGAGATCAGAATTATACCTGAACTCAAAGCCCAGATCTGTAtcctgcaggaggagagagagaggctcctTTTGAGGCTCAACTTCCCAACTGTAGTTGGTTGGTCGTTGGATTGTCCTCCAACAGATCCTAGCGGAGGATTGCAAAACTCAGAGACAAATGATCTCCGAGGACTTGGTTCAAAACCAGTGGAAAAAGGAAATGACGACTGGATGGATCGAGAATATGACCAGCTGGAGAGGAAAGTTAAGGCCTCCTCAGTGGAAATTGAAGCAGTGGAGATAACCTCAACTATGGAAACAGACCCATCCAGAAAGAAAGGTGTTTCACTGCAAGAGGTTGACAAAGCTATTCAGAAGAAAGACTCTTCAAATCATGGAGACAGCACCAAGTCCCTCACGGTGGCTCTGCAAAGGAAGATTGTCATCCTGGAACAGAAACTCCATGACATGGAATTGGAGCTAGACAGGACGCGGACACTGTTGAGGAATCAGGTGGAAGAAAGTCGTCTAAAAGATGAGAAACTACAGGAAATGTCCCAGCAGCCTGCCATTGGGGTCAAAGCAGAGGGTGTAACATCAGGCACAGAGCCCTCAAGTGAAAAAAGTTCAGCTGGTGCTCAAAAACTGGAACAGTCTGACAAAGGAAAGACGACTGAAGCTCCATCACAAGAAGCCAGGAGTACAGGCCAAGACATACTGGCGGAGCATGGAGCCAAACTTgggaagaacacagagacagaagcaAACATAGAAATGGCACACCATGTGGCAAGGGTTCAGGAGCTTctgcaggagcagtgggagtgTCTTTGCAAAGGGGAGTCGTCCGGTGGAGTCTTGTCTACAGAGCACCTCCCTCAACGAGTCTGCTCCATCCAAGAGCAATTGGTCTCCTTAGTAAACACCCTTTCACACTATGTGGACACTGCTCATGGAGGAAAACATACACAGCAGCCAGGCAACGAACCTATAG TTCAAAAAtctgaggatgaggaagagtcATGCCCTACGGACACTGCCTCAAATGTGGGTGTAAGTGACAG GGGACCTCATGTGCACGGGAATGAAAAGGATGAGGACACACCACCAGAGCAACATGAAGGAGAAGAGGCTGGCCCTGAGAATACCCAGAGTCAGGCAGTCCCACAGAAGGACACAGAAATCCAGGCAGACCCCAAAGAGGATACAATGGGTGGGAGGGACCCTGAGGATAGTGCACATGGTGGGGCTAGTGCACAACCTCTGCAAAGTCCACATGTAGAAGAAGAGACCATGGATGGATCAGATCTGCAAGTACAGACTGATGAGTCTGAGGCCCTAGAGAATCAGACAGGGGAGGGTGATGACCCAGAGAAGCAGCCTCAGAAAGGCTCTGACAAACAGGAGAAGACAGTGGAAGAGAAGGATTCAACTGAACAACTGCAGCATGAAGAAAGCCG GGCGACAGTTGATTCTAGTTTTACGGAAGCATGCTGTTTCTTGAAAGACCACATGGATATGGTGTCCAGTCCCAATAATGAAATG ACCCAGGCTTTGACAGTCGTGTTCCAGAAGTGGTTCCACATAACTGCTGAGGAGGACGCATGTGCCGACACCGTCACTTCATACCTTAAGGAGGTGACAACAAACACGCCCACGGTCCTTAAGTTCCTGGTCAACATGGTGGATGACAATGGGAACACTGCCCTGCATTACAGTGTGTCTAACTCCAACTTCCGTATTGTGCGGATTCTCTTAGACACAG GTGTATGTGATGCTGATTTGCGGAACAAAGCTGGGTACACAGCTATCATGCTAGCTGCCCTGACTCCTGCAGACTCCCCTGAGGATATTAAAGTGGTCCAACAACTGATGCAATTAGGAGATGTCAATGCACGTGTTGGCcag GTCGGCCAAACAGCTCTTCACCTAGCAGTCAGACACGGCAGGCTGCCTATTGTTCGTCTCCTTTTGGAGCAGGGAGCAAACCCGAACGTCCAGGACCGCGCTGGCACCACGCCTCTGATCATCGCCTGCGATCGTGGACACACCGAAATTGTCAAAGTGCTGCTGCAGAACGCAGACTGTGACGTCAATCTCACGGACAAA GGAGGTCGCAGTGCCCTCTCCTTGGCCACACAAGCCTCCCGCACGGACATAGTTGACCTTCTGAAAGGCCGCACTGAAACAAGAACTTCAGACAAATGCAAGATGTCTTAG